The following DNA comes from Epinephelus lanceolatus isolate andai-2023 chromosome 1, ASM4190304v1, whole genome shotgun sequence.
tgcatgatctcctcgtgtcagtgtgggttttcccaggtactccagcttcctcccacagtccaaaggcaTGCAgcttaactggtgactctaaattggtcgtaagtgtgaatgtgagtgtgaatggttgtctgtctctatgtgtcagccctatgatagtctggcgacctgtccagggtgtaccctgcctctcgccctatcagctgggataggctccagccccccccacgacccccaacaggataagcggttacagaaaacaattaaaaaaaggatttaTATTAAAAGTCTCAGAAGCCTTTGACAAGTGACTCCTCAGGTTCCACTGGGATATAACAACTATGCCAGATCACAAAAGCCACCTTGcattttgtctgtctttatatTGTCACATAAATGTGTTTGCAGCTCCAGCGTTCCCTGTCCAGGCTTTTCCCAACGGCTACCCTGGTTATCCAATCAGAGGTGATTCCTCCCAGCCCTCTCTTGCTGATGATCATGGTCATAGCCTCATGGGTTTGGAAGACCAGGTAAGACCTAATTATGCTCCATATAGTTCACTGTATCTGTGCGAGTTCACAATTTgaccctgtttttattttccccaACAGACCCACACCTATGTAAATACTGTTAGTATGGAGGGGGATCTCTCTATGCGTCACTGTGTGCACTCCCTGCCTGAGGTGCGGCCCAGCTCTTTCCCTGAAACAACACGGGGAGCCATGCCTGTCGGGGGCCAAGGAAATCCGCAGTCCAACATGCGGTGCTGTCCCCTGGAGGAGCATAACGATCCTCAGGTGTTCTTACAGCCGTCCTCGCAGGAGGTCAAATTCATGCTGGGCCCCACTCCGGCACAACGCCATCTGCTGGAGAGAgagcgggagagagagagggagaggcatgGGCACAATCCTCACAACCTTCAGCCAGTAGAGGGTGCAACAGGCTCAGAGACGGAGGGAGATGAGCCCTCTATGCACCTGTGCAACTCTCACTCCTATCATCATTTCCATCATCACGCGCACCGGCACCCGGGCCTCGAGCACCCAGACAGCTGCCAGAGCGGGGAACTCACCTACGAGAACATCAACGGGCTGAGGAGCGGCCGGAAGCAGCGGCTGAGTCCCAGCAGCGTGTCTCAGTCTGTGGgttcaagcagcagcagcagcactggggACAGTCACACCCACTCCCTCCTGCACCCACACTCCCTCGGCCCATCGTCTCTACCCCCGCAGGGTTACCCCTGCGAGAGGGGCATGGGTGGAGGTCATCGTCGGACAGCTCTGCTTAACTACGAGAACCTGCCATCTCTGCCACCGGTGTGGGAATACAGCGCTCTGCAGCGGGACGacgagcaggaggaggaagatgatgagcaggatgaggaggaatatgaggaagaggaggaagacttTGATGAGTATGAGTTCTCAGAAGGCCCTGGGACACCCAACGGGTACCACCAGGATGCTCGGGGCATCCACAGAGATGCCCTGCAGAACTATGTCAACACAGAGCAGGTCCAGCCGCCCCGGCTCCGACACGCCTGCCCCCCGCATCCACGGCCGTGTCAGCCAGACAGAGGGGGGCGAATATTTAGCTTTGATTTCCGCAGACGATCGAGGTCAGGGGTTGGAGGCTGTGAGCACGGCCACATGCCTCCATCTCGGCAGCTGAATTACATCCAGGTGGACCTAGAGGGAGAACCTCCCTGCCAAGCCCTCAGCGGCGGGGGTGCCCAGACCCAGCCACAGCACCAGCGCCTACCACCCAAAAAATGTGGCCCGCAGGCACCCCGGCGCAGTGAATGCTACGCAGTCATTGACCTAAAGAAGACCGCTGCCATGTCCAACCTGCAGAAAGCTCTGCCCAGGGATGATGGGACTTCCAGAAAGACTCGCCACAACAGCACAGACCTGCCTCTGTAAACGGTGTTCAGACTGAAGAGGAACGATGAAGACAGATGAAGGCTTATCCTCATCTTAGCACACTGGACCCTTCActgtcatccatccattcaaCTGTCGGGCTGACTAATACAGTACAGGTACCTAATTAGAAACTTACTGAAACCTATCTGTGCATATAACAGGAAATGAGGAATCTTTGAGGAGAATTTGCCATTTTATTCTGTGTTATTTATTAGATATGTGGTGTGAAGCTCTCTCGAGAAATTGGCAGTTTGCTGGATATATGGATATTTAAATATAGGCATAAAATCATATAAACTTATATATGATTTCATGCTTAGCTATGACTTAGAGCAGAGacctctgttttcagtggaagcAGTCATTGCCATACTGTATTAGCAAACTTTAATTCATGAACCCATCTCCACTCACACATTATTGTTCCTATCATTTAGTTATTTTACATCCATGTGGTTTTTTACTTAAATACTATGAGAGGCAAAAATGTGACCTCGTTGCAGGAGAAGTTGGCGTGAAGGAAGGTTAATGGTTCCTCCAAGATACTGGCCAATATTCATACCTCATCACAAGCATCTAAGTCTAAACGTGTGGCTAGTAGAAGAGACCATTATTTGTTCATATATGCCTATAGAGCATTTTGCACACAATCCTATGGAATtgtattttatcatatttaaggGAATGGTGTCGTccagtccaaaaaaaaaaataatggagtTAAGTGAACAGAAGAGATGGTGATATTTGCAGAGTTATACTAAACTGAATGATGGTAAAAGTAGCACACATGGATGAAACGAGCTCCGGCTCCCTCCTATCCACATGCAGCAAATGAAAAAGTAGCATATCATCTTTGATCACATCCTTCTGCACCTCATCCCAGACCTGCAGGAGGTCCGCGCGGTTTACGCTTGTCACGTTGCACTTTTGACCCTGGGCCACTGAAACGCTCTTTGTCTCTACTCCCACGCCGCTGGAGCCACAGCTTTGACCATGTCCTTTTTACCAAAAGCAGGGGGCCTAATATTTCACGCACATTCTTAGTCAGCATCGTAGGTAGGATTTATTTACATGCTTTGATGGCGACATCAACAACCTCAAATAGTGGCATTAAGCTATAACCTCACATAAAAAGTGCTGAATATGTAATTTGTCAGTTATCAGGTGTGAATGCTGTTAAAGGGTAATCAAGTATGTCGCAGAGTCATGACGTGGAGATTTTTGTGAGGCTATTTATCAACCTTGgtcagatatttatttatttatttattcattcttttgtttCTGATTGTAATAATTTTGTTTTCCATGTGACGACCAGCGTTTTGTAATCCAGTTGGTAATGCGGAGACCAAAGTTTCACCTCAAATTATCACTGGACTCTGGTGTATTACTGTTATAACTGTGCTTagttatatttaaaaagaaaaaaaagagactgtatttatattttaagtgCCAAAACTTATTTGCAAACTGTATGATGAATAGAAATCAAACGTGTCATAAGGATTTGTAGGAAACAATAGGACAGAGAGTTATGAGGTGAATACAGTCCggagataaaaacagaaaaatccaACTTTTCAAGGATTATAATTAAAAACGATAAAAACTGCACATTCCACCTCATCCACATCGACAGCCATCTGGGAGCGAGATCTAAGAATGGTGATGTTGTAGTCTGATAATCACAGCCAGGGTGGTTTTATGCTGCTACATGTACATACTAACAGTAGCCCCTGTAGGCTACAGGTACCTGTCAAAATGAAAACGTTACGTGTTTGAACCTATGCGATGTCAGATCTTTTACCATATTGTTAATTGCTAATAGAAGTAGCATTGTTGTGTTCTTCTGGGATCATTTATGAGCAGTAGAAATATATAATGTACCATTTCAGAGAACGTTTCATTTGGCAAGTATTTCATTTCACTGATTGTTTTTCTGGACAAACTGGCTGTCTGAGAGCTGACGGAGGTACAAGCCCACTGACgctgtcatgtttttgttgagCGCTCACATCAAGGTGATATTTTTCAGCTGACGGAGGAGGTTTTACACATGTTTAGGCCTTCAGATGTTAGTTCCTTCAACAGAGTGTTCAAAAGATCAGTATGGGACACAAATACAAACTCTCAACTTCTGATGAGGAGGGTTTTTTGGCTtctgtgtgacatcatgtgCAAATCAAAGATGATTTATTCAAAAATATTTATGCATGATTATTGCTTCTGATTGCTGCTGTAtagatatttattttacattaaatatatttatttagatatttaaTTTAGAAtgatataaaactgaaaatcaGTCAGAGGAAAACCAGTTCCTAGACTCACATAATCTATTACTATtactgctatttatttattttcaaattattatttgctatttatttttagacatgatacattttcattttatgactttaatgtttttttaataaccagAATTGTTCAGTCAATACAATGCcagaaaatgtggaaaaatgCACACCAGTCTCTAAATTACAATACCAGTATCCTTTAAGTGATACTGAGACCAACAGAGTACTTTACTTGataccttttttaaaaaactttatttaaaacccATCATGTGGAAGGAGTGGCGTATAATATAGCCATTTTTTTCAAGGGTTTTGGTCCATCTCGACACAGTGAACTGCAAACTCTGTCTAATACACTGCGCTCAAcctcaccacaccacagactgtatgggttgtagttGCTGAGTTAGTGGGTCAGTCACATCTCACATTGGATGGAGGAAtgctttaagtgacaggctgcGAGCAAAACCTTGGAGTTTTTCCCCCCCCTGGGTTTTGGTACAAAAAACATTGAATCCAGGTTTCAGTGGAGAGGTTTTAATACTACTTGTTACTAGTTTATTTTGGTCAGTATTGTAGACGTATTAAGTACCGATTCAAAGTCCTACTAGTTTCCAACAATCTGTGGGGTCATCTtattttgttcaaccaacagtccaaaatttaaagatattaaaggtgctgtatgtaccTCTGGAGAAAGACCACCAACCTAAAGCCTCAGTATTTGTAGACCTGGGAATCAACAATCAACTATCTGtctccagagttacatacagcactTTTAAATTGTCAATAATCTGAAACTGGAAAAGTCCTCATAGAGATAAATAATTTGTCAAAATTATAGACAAATGAATTAATCTATAGTTCCAAAACTCACATAATCTATTACTAAATTGTCGTTTTTAAAAGTCACTTTTATTCACAGGTGTTAAGGACAGCAACAtgctattattttcattattaattaacctgtttctttttttttttctggattaAAGCTGGGTTAGGCAGAAGTCTGGAAGGGGCAAAAAAAGATCAGAATTTCCTCCCCCTGCAGATTGGCCTTTCTGtgctaagcccctcccaccaaaTGATCATGGTATATGTTAAAGTTACCTTCACAAAGGTGAACTTAAAGCCGCTGCCATGACTGTTTAGCTCTGATTAGCAGAGGGCGAAACTATTAGCAGCAttctctcttcatctctgaaATGCCTTGCCAATACTGACACGTGTTATATTGTGTTTATCTTCACTCTCCTTTAGactctttttgataagtccgTCTCCcgttttgggttgctttgcagtgtcggcagttgttgccaatgctggaatagcaactttctttGCAGGATTCTCCGCTACTGAATCAGACTGTCATCGAACAGAcgtgcacacacatctgcatttgtagaataGCCAGTAGGAGCGCCCCCTTGCTAAAGTGatctgtgattggccaaagtctcgcGTCACAGGCTAGATTTTCCAAAGattgaaaacagagccaagaggaggtgctgAAATCAATGTTTTACTCTCAGTCCACTTGCATTACagtatgctcaaagtttattgtgggatttttgcccattgaagccaaaattaaactccctaccccagctttaatctGTAAATTGTTTGGTACACAAAAAGCCCATCACAATTTTCCTGAACCCCAAGGTGATGTCGTCAAAcggcttgttttgtctgaccaacaatcCAAAGCCCAAATGTTTTCCATTTACAgatataaaacagacaaaaacaaaaaataaaatgaaataaaaaataaaacaactactGCTACTGGTTTGATGGTAACAATAATGATAGAGTTTTAGTGTCTGATAAATATTCCCAACACAGAAGCTTTAAATACCCCCAAATGAAAAGTTGAtgctttgtatttttgttcCACCATCATATTtcaatatgacatttttaaaaaagtatctTCTATCACAAAAAGGCCAACTGTTAGGGGACATTTTTGAGTGTGTTTGCGAAGATATTGTCATGATACATTGGAAGgatgtttacatttttgcaaTAATGGATGAATTCTTGTTTTGTCGATCTAAATCAGACCAATGTGTGAAGTGTGACTTTTAAATAGTAGTCTACGTATAGAGCTGTGGGCTTAATGTATTTAATCGCCTGTTCTTCTGTGAATCAGCAGTCTTATTTTGATTTCAGGTACAATGTTTACCTTTCAATCTTCATAGTGTGATCTCAGCtatgaaagttaaaaaaaaaaaaaaaagagatgccTGTTTTCTTGATTGTCAGACACTGTGTTTGCTTAAACTCACATTAACAGTGCCATACAGTAGGTGACCATTGCCAGtacttaaattcaattttattgtATTGAACTTTTCAAACCAGTGGCTATGTTTCATCCAGGAAACAGAAAGTGTTTCACCTAATTTCTCAGAATATTGTTACATGTGGTTTTatggtcattttaaaaaaaaatatccatgtTTAAATGTGTTAGCTATCTTTGTTATAACGCAGTAACCTCACCAACACCCAAACCAGTGATTACAGCATCATTACCACAGACTCCTTTGTTTACTGATTAATAATCAAAGTAAATAGATGTGCtaaatcatttttcaaaaaaacgCTTTTGTGATCTAATTGCACTTGAGTTCAAACAAAGTGCAGCTCCCATCCCATTACTCATTGTGACTGACTAGGGGGTTGATGCTATCTGAAATGTGTAATTCTCAGTCACCTTCAGTGTTTATGCTCTAGGCGTAAATTCACACAGGTGTCAGTGAAATTTATCAGGTGTCGCCCAGGGGTGTGATTGGTTTTTCAGGGCGGGATGACACAAAGTTTATTAAGTTCCTCAAACTGAATTTATTGGATGGGATGTTAAACAATAAAAGGACTTGCTCTGTGTTTACTGTACAAACATGAATGCCATGAAGTCCATTGTAATAAATTTCTCACTGTGCCTTTCATATTCAAACTGGAGAAACATTTTCGTCACTGTTTATGAGAGCAGcctgctgttaaaaaaaacgAAGCCACATGTTGAAAGTTTAGAAACAAAGTTGAAAGGGGCCTGTGGTTTCATACTTCAAGCTGTACTTGAAGTTGTGTTTGAAAAAAGTGCCAACTCCTGATTGTTTTACACCATACTGTATTTTACAAATGTCTGTTTAAAGGAATGTTTGGAAATTCTGGGGAAAATGTATATGTGCTTTCTTGCCAAGTTTGATTGGAAGATTGATCCCACTATTGTGTCTGTGCACTAAATGTAACACCGAAAACACTCCAAGCAGTGGCAAAGTGCGGCCTGCGGCAAGCTGCCATGTAATATCTATGGAATGCTGCGGCGGCCTGTGGCCATTTGATTCTGTGGCAAACTGCGGCCGAACTAAAAGTTGAGTGTGTTTTAACTTTTAGTGGTAAATTGTGGTCAGAGAATTCCAGTAGCCAGTATGTAAACAGAGACCTGTGACTCCTGTGACATGTTGACTGGTGTTACAAAGAATTTCCTCCTAcctgaaacacatgaacacgCCCTCCGGCAGcagaaaaatataattataGTGGCAAACCACACTTCAAGGCTGCTTGACGTGTTTTTGACGTAAGGCTACAGCTCATAGATGGTtatgttagcttagcatataAGCAGTTGCTAGGAAACCAGCAGTaactccaggaagtcactgccccCAGCCATGAAGTAATTCAGCACACAGTCTCGCAACCCATTGGCGGTCAGTCCGCAGCGATAAACCTCTTGAGGCAAGGGCCAATATTTGGAGAGCTCCAGTGTAGCCAGCGGATATCCGGGTCGAGACTTCCCCTTCTGGGCAGAGGccattttggctaatctctataaacaaatATCTACACATATGAACTAGAGCActcagagagcgcagacctccgccaagcagctcggatttcccgccattttattattttatccacgtcgcttcaaccgatcaccaccaaaattttatcatctgttccttgtcccattatcaacctttcctgaaaatttcatcaaaatccgttcagaacttttcgagttattttgcagataaACAGACCAATGCCAGCGAAAACATTACCTTCTTGGCGGAGGTAATTAGGGGttggaatcaccagaggccccatgatacgatattatcacgatacttaagtcaagATACACTATTATTGTGATATtaaaagtattgtgataaaatatattgctttTTATTAACTTTGTCCAACTGTAAATTGTGTCCCAAAAGGAAAACTCTATCAACATCTGTTTATCTGATAAGATAGTTTTCAGTCTGTCATCTcgctttttttaaattgcatcaAAAATGTATCTAGTGAGCTGAAAAagtattaattttatattctagtaGGCCACCAAAAGCTTAATTTCCACTTGTCATATTAGTAATTTATATGATAAACAAGTCGTTACTTGGCGTCCATGTATCGATACGAtgttgccacacaaaaatatcgcgatactatgctgtatcgatttttgcCCCCACCCCTAATATAAATGacgatagctgatgggttcccaGATTGCATTCTGAActctccacacagactgtttacttgcccctcaaacatgattggtcaaaactactcagactacaaacGGAAACCAACATCTCGTGCCATTGCTACAGATTCTGCaaacatatgcagatatctgctCATAGAGGTTATTCGGCACAAAATCATTGCTCATCAGACTGATTCAGAATGAGAGCGATGccagtcttctcatctaactcttggcaggAAAGCAAATATCTTAAGCATATCTCCAAAACTGTTGAACTACTCCCTTTGGGtttttgacattaaatttgaATGAGTCATCATTTGTTGAGATTACACGAGTCATGATCTTAATAATCTGTTCAGTGGTTTAGGAGTGAAAATATAGCCAaactctgtgtgactgagaagGTGTTGAATCATGACTAGTATGTTCTGTAGCATATAATGTTAATTATGAGTAAAGACTACCGTGTGTTTGTCATTATGATGTCATGTGCACTCCATGATTCCTCATCAGCTGCCATTTCTTCTCATAGTGCTGAAGAATGTGAAAATAAAACTCCTTTCagagatgtttttttgtataCTTTTATAATTTGTAACCACTGAAAATGTGTAACGTAAGCTGGGTTACGAGAGTATAGGAGGAACAGAGAGAAAGGCCGCAACACGGTTTGCACCACAGTGCTACATGCCATCTTCATCAGTggtttttcatcatcatcatcatcatcttaagTGATTCTGTATCATCATCAGAAATGACATATTGTAAAACCTCAACTTCCTGTCCATGCTATGAGATAGATCTCTGTCAAAATACTGAAAGTATCAGAAAACTGTAATatctctttattattattattattattattattattattattattgtgtttttttaaaaatctggtttgtttttgtctggtaTGAGGGTGTGATCACCACCAGAGGGTGATGTACATGTACGGGTCTGAGCTGTAcatttttgtgtatttgcataCAGGTTGCATTGGCCTAACTTTGTGACTATTATATCAATTTACGAATCGAATGAGTGCCAAATATGCTCGAGCATGACAAAATCCGGGACCTACGAGGAACTGCAGGTACTCTCTGACTCATCGGAGGCAGACACGAGTGACTCGCTGCTGTTGTAGACTCTACTTGTGATACAAATGCACAGCTGAAGGTTTAACCATGCTAAATATTTTTgctgaaagagagggaggggggggattctctttgtttttgtctcagttTGGCAAAAGTTTATTCAGATAtttgttgtatgtttctgtgtttccatCCATGGCTTATAAATGCGGTGATGGTCTTATCATGCTGCCATTAGAGGTGAATATTAAAAGCTGATTTGCTTCATTTGTTGGActgtcaaaaagaaaacatttgggtcATTTTCATTCTTGAATCATTCCACACAGAGATGTATGTTATCTGACCTCTTCATCCCACTCTGTCCCAAAACAAAGTGAGCCTGACATTTGGTGACTTTTACCCTGAATTTTATCAATTATAGTGTGAATTTGtccaaaatgtaaaagtaaatGTAATTCTAATATTAAAATGAAGCTATGAAAATATCTTATTGTGCACTAAACAgtgtctaattttttttctttaagtcaAACCTTTAATGTTTCAAAGAATCGATAAATGTATTTGAGTGAAACACAGCATTTCCCCTCCAGGATCACGTGCCTCTTCAGTTCATTACATGTAAATTTTTAACATTACAACATTTACAAGATATTTTTTAAGGTATTCCTAGAATATTTTTATAAAATATACCAGGCTGCTCAACAATCAGAACAGTACaagactttgaaaaaaaaaaaaaatctttttttaagaGTGAAAGAAACGAGTCAGGTCAACACAGCTGATGTGAACACCGAACCTTTTTGGGCTGATCAAACCTGATCACTTTTGGAGGTGAAATGCTTTGTTTGCTCATgtctatttattattttctgaaGAAACATTGAAGACAGACGTGAAACGGGCCTGTTAAAATGTGTGTAAGACAacactcaaaccattgtgtgaATAATCATCCTCCAGCCCAGCAGCTGAGAGAAACTGCGCTGTGCGAGGGATTTCTGTACCCTGAGGAGAGAAATGATGTTAACTGTGTCAACACCATCCAAAGTAGAGTTTTGTTCAGAGTATGTACAGATGTCTGTAGCTCAAAAACCTGCCCAGGATATATTACTTTTTATCCAAGTGGACACAATCATGTTTCCCATTTTTGCTTAAACCAGAAAT
Coding sequences within:
- the frs3 gene encoding fibroblast growth factor receptor substrate 2, whose product is MGSCWSCLYRDPIRDNHLTKFKVTNVDDEGNELGSGIMELTQTELILHTRKRDAIRWPYLCLRRYGYDSNLFSFESGRRCQTGQGIFAFKCSRAEEIFNLLQELMQCNSINVVEESMMMSRSGHTPEMEMSRTPQTPNTPAFPVQAFPNGYPGYPIRGDSSQPSLADDHGHSLMGLEDQTHTYVNTVSMEGDLSMRHCVHSLPEVRPSSFPETTRGAMPVGGQGNPQSNMRCCPLEEHNDPQVFLQPSSQEVKFMLGPTPAQRHLLERERERERERHGHNPHNLQPVEGATGSETEGDEPSMHLCNSHSYHHFHHHAHRHPGLEHPDSCQSGELTYENINGLRSGRKQRLSPSSVSQSVGSSSSSSTGDSHTHSLLHPHSLGPSSLPPQGYPCERGMGGGHRRTALLNYENLPSLPPVWEYSALQRDDEQEEEDDEQDEEEYEEEEEDFDEYEFSEGPGTPNGYHQDARGIHRDALQNYVNTEQVQPPRLRHACPPHPRPCQPDRGGRIFSFDFRRRSRSGVGGCEHGHMPPSRQLNYIQVDLEGEPPCQALSGGGAQTQPQHQRLPPKKCGPQAPRRSECYAVIDLKKTAAMSNLQKALPRDDGTSRKTRHNSTDLPL